The following coding sequences are from one Equus przewalskii isolate Varuska chromosome 23, EquPr2, whole genome shotgun sequence window:
- the DSTYK gene encoding dual serine/threonine and tyrosine protein kinase: MEGDGAPRAGEPVSGPGPGGGPTRELCRGLGRYRRYLARLRQNLRDTQSFFRDIEGSRARGRPPSPASAGGPERGPAGDVAEPGLQAGQLSCISFPPKEEKYLQQIVDCLPCILILGQDCHVKCRLLNLLLGVQVLPTSRPGSEESCKLRRLRFTYGTQTRVSLALPGQYELVHTLVAHQGNWETIPEEDLEVQEDGEDAAHVLAELAVTMHHALLQEVDIVVAPCQGLRATVDVLGDLVNDFLPVITYALHKDELSERDEQELQEIQKYFSFPIFFFKMPKLGSEIIDSSTRRMENERSPLHRQLIDLGYLSSSHCNCGAPGQDAKAQSMLVEQSEKLRHLSTFSHQVLQTRLVDAAKALNLVHCRCLDLFINQAFDMQRDLQITPKRLEYTRKKENELYESLMNIANRKQEEMKDMIVETLNSMKEELLDDAANMEFKDVIVPENGEPVGTREIKCCIRQIQELIISRLNQAVANKLISSVDYLRESFVGTLERCLQSLEKSQDVSVHITSNYLKQILNAAYHVEVTFHSGSSVTRMLWEQIKQIVQCITWVSPPVITLEWKRKVAQEAIESLSASKLAKSICSQFRTRLNSSHEAFAASLRQLEAGHSGRLEKTEDLWLKVRKDHAPRLARLSLESRSLQDVLLHRKPKLGQELGRGQYGVVYLCDSWGGHFPCALKSVVPPDEKHWNDLALEFHYMRSLPKHERLVDLHGSVIDYSYGGGSSIAVLLIMERLHRDLYTGLKAGLTLETRLQIALDVVEGVRFLHSQGLVHRDIKLKNVLLDKQNRAKITDLGFCKPEAMMSGSIVGTPIHMAPELFTGKYDNSVDVYAFGILFWYICSGSVKLPEAFERCASKDHLWNNVRRGARPERLPVFDEECWQLMEACWDGDPSQRPLLGIVQPMLQGIMDRLCKSSSERRNSGLDDST; this comes from the exons GCCAGCTGAGCTGCATTTCCTTCCCACCTAAGGAAGAGAAGTACCTCCAGCAGATTGTGGACTGCCTCCCCTGCATCTTGATCCTCGGCCAGGATTGTCACGTCAAGTGCCGGCTGTTGAACCTGCTCTTGGGCGTGCAGGTGCTTCCCACCAGCAGGCCGGGCAGTGAGGAGAGCTGCAAGCTTCGGCGCCTCCGCTTCACCTACGGGACTCAGACTCGGGTCAGCCTGGCGCTCCCCGGCCAGTATGAACTAGTGCACACGCTGGTTGCTCACCAGGGCAACTGGGAAACCATCCCTGAGGAGGACCTGGAGGTCCAGGAGGACGGTGAGGATGCTGCCCATGTCTTAGCCGAACTGGCGGTGACGATGCACCATGCACTCCTGCAG GAAGTGGACATTGTGGTAGCACCGTGCCAAGGCCTCCGGGCCACAGTGGACGTTCTGGGTGACTTGGTGAATGATTTCTTGCCTGTGATAACCTATGCACTCCACAAAGATGAACTCTCTGAGAGGGATGAGCAAGAGCTTCAGGAAATCCAAAAGTATTTCTCCTTTCctatattctttttcaaaatgccaAAGCTGGGCTCGGAGATAATTGACTCCTCCACCAGAAGAATGGAGAATGAAAGATCGCCACTTCATCGCCAGCTGATTGACCTGGGCTATCTGAGCAGCAGTCACTGTAACTGCGGGGCCCCCGGCCAGGACGCTAAAGCGCAGAGCATGTTGGTGGAGCAAAGTGAGAAGCTGAGGCACTTGAGCACGTTCTCTCATCAGGTGCTGCAGACTCGCCTGGTGGACGCAGCCAAGGCCCTGAACTTGGTGCACTGCCGCTGCCTCGACCTCTTTATCAACCAGGCCTTTGACATGCAGCGGGACCTGCAGATCACTCCCAAACGTCTGGAGTACACTCGGAAAAAGGAGAATGAGCTGTATGAGTCATTGATGAACATTGCCAACCGAAAGCAGGAGGAGATGAAGGACATGATTGTTGAGACGCTCAATTCCATGAAGGAGGAGCTTCTGGATGACGCTGCCAACATGGAGTTTAAAG ACGTCATTGTCCCTGAGAATGGAGAACCAGTGGGCACCAGAGAGATCAAGTGCTGCATCCGACAGATCCAGGAGCTCATCATCTCCCGGCTTAATCAGGCTGTGGCTAACAAGCTGATTAGCTCAGTGGATTACCTACGTGAGAGCTTCGTCGGAACCCTGGAACGGTGTCTGCAGAGCCTGGAGAAGTCTCAGGATGTCTCAGTTCACATCACCAGTAATTATCTCAAACAG ATCTTAAATGCCGCCTATCATGTTGAAGTCACGTTTCACTCAGGGTCCTCGGTTACAAGGATGCTGTGGGAGCAAATCAAACAG ATCGTCCAGTGCATCACGTGGGTGAGCCCGCCTGTCATTACGCTAGAGTGGAAGAGGAAGGTGGCCCAGGAAGCCATTGAGAGCCTCAGTGCCTCCAAGTTGGCCAAGAGCATTTGCAGCCAATTCCGGACTCGGCTCAATAGCTCCCACGAGGCTTTTGCAGCCTCCTTGCGGCAG CTGGAAGCTGGCCACTCAGGCCGGTTGGAGAAAACTGAAGATCTATGGCTGAAGGTTCGGAAAGATCATGCCCCGCGCCTGGCCCGCCTGTCTCTGGAAAGCCGTTCTTTACAGGATGTCTTGCTGCATC GAAAACCTAAACTGGGACAGGAACTGGGCCGGGGCCAGTATGGTGTGGTGTACTTATGTGACAGCTGGGGGGGACACTTCCCTTGTGCCCTCAAGTCTGTTGTCCCTCCGGATGAGAAGCACTGGAATGACCTGGCTTTGGAGTTTCACTACATGAG GTCTCTGCCGAAGCATGAGCGACTGGTGGATCTCCATGGCTCAGTCATCGACTACAGCTATGGTGGGGGCTCCAGCATTGCCGTGCTGCTCATTATGGAGCGGCTGCACCGTGACCTCTACACTGGGCTAAAG GCTGGGCTGACCCTGGAAACGCGTTTGCAGATTGCACTCGACGTGGTGGAAGGAGTCCGCTTCCTGCACAGCCAGGGACTTGTCCACCGTGATATCAAACTGAAAAATGTGCTG TTGGATAAGCAGAACCGTGCCAAGATCACTGACTTAGGATTCTGCAAGCCGGAGGCCATGATGTCAGGCAGCATTGTGGGGACACCAATCCATATGGCCCCTGAACTTTTCACAG GGAAGTACGATAATTCGGTGGACGTCTACGCCTTTGGCATTCTTTTCTGGTATATCTGCTCAGGCTCTGTCAAGCTCCCTGAGGCATTTGAGAGATGCGCCAGCAAAGACCATCTCTGGAACAATGTGCGGAGAG GGGCCCGTCCAGAACGCCTTCCTGTGTTTGATGAGGAGTGCTGGCAGTTGATGGAAGCCTGTTGGGATGGTGACCCTTCTCAGAGACCTCTCTTGGGCATTGTCCAGCCCATGCTCCAGGGCATCATGGATCGGCTATGCAAGTCAAGTTCTGAGCGGCGAAACAGTGGACTAGATGATTCTACTTGA